One genomic region from Athalia rosae chromosome 3, iyAthRosa1.1, whole genome shotgun sequence encodes:
- the LOC105686309 gene encoding DNA-directed RNA polymerase II subunit RPB11, translating into MNAPPTFESFLLYDGEKKIIKEQDSKVPNAAIFTVNKEDHTLGNMIRNQLLKDPQVLFAGYKLPHPLEHKFVIRIQTTSDYTPHEAFMHAITDLIAELSLFEERFKEAIKEKKDGLD; encoded by the exons atgaatgcacCACCGACCTTCGAATCGTTTCTGTTGTATGACGGAGAGAAGAA GATAATCAAAGAACAAGACTCGAAGGTACCAAACGCCGCTATTTTCACAGTCAATAAAGAAGATCACACCCTGGGAAACATGATTCGCAA ccAGCTGTTGAAAGATCCACAAGTTCTGTTCGCTGGATACAAACTGCCTCACCCATTGGAGCATAAATTCGTAATTCGTATACAAACAACGTCTGATTATACCCCACATGAAGCATTCATGCATGCCATAACTGATCTCATTGCAGAACTTTCATTATTCGAAGAACGATTCAAG GAagcaataaaagaaaagaaagatggcTTGGATTGA
- the LOC105686674 gene encoding mitogen-activated protein kinase 1 has protein sequence MSSIASFGRASGAASRKVVVKMAGEGSASVNPNAEFVRGQVFEVGPRYTNLAYMGEGAYGMVVSAYDNVTKTKVAIKKISPFEHQTYSQRTLREIKILTRFKHENIIDIRDILRAPTIDQMKDVYIVQCLMETDLYKLLKTQPISNDHICYFLYQILRGLKYIHSANVLHRDLKPSNLLLNTTCDLKICDFGLARVADPDHNHAGFLTEYVATRWYRAPEIMLNSKGYTKSIDIWSVGCILAEMLSRRAIFPGKHYLDQLNHILGVLGSPSADDLECIINEKARGYLQSLPYKPKVPWTSLFPNADSRALDLLDKMLTFNPNKRIIVEDALAHPYLEQYYDPADEPVAEEPFKFAMELDDLPKETLKQYIFEETLLFQENHQENAM, from the exons ATGTCGAGCATAGCGAGCTTCGGAAGAGCGAGTGGAGCCGCCAGCCGCAAAGTAGTTGTCAAAATGGCGGGTGAAGGATCGGCAAGTGTAAATCCCAACGCAGAATTTGTTCGAGGACAAGTGTTTGAGGTGGGACCGCGGTATACCAATTTGGCGTACATGGGCGAAGGCGCCTACGGGATGGTTGT gTCTGCGTATGATAAtgtaacaaaaacaaaagtagCTATCAAGAAAATCTCGCCGTTTGAACATCAAACTTACAGCCAGAGGACTttaagggaaataaaaattctcaccaGGTTCAAGCATGAGAAT ATCATAGACATACGAGACATACTCAGGGCACCAACCATAGATCAAATGAAAGACGTTTACATTGTTCAATGTCTGATGGAAACTGACCTGTACAAGCTACTCAAGACTCAG CCCATTAGTAACGATCACATATGCTACTTCCTCTACCAAATACTGCGAGGACtgaaatatattcattcagCGAATGTATTGCACAGAGACCTGAAGCCCAGTAACTTGCTGTTAAACACCACTTGTGACCTTAAAATTTGCGACTTTGGACTCGCCCGAGTCGCTGATCCTGATCATAATCATGCAGGCTTCCTTACAGAGTATGTTGCCACTCGATGGTACCGAGCACCAGAAATAATGCTGAACTCAAAG GGTTATACCAAATCCATCGATATTTGGTCAGTCGGCTGCATTCTGGCGGAGATGCTCTCCAGGCGAGCCATATTCCCTGGTAAACATTATCTAGATCAACTCAACCATATTTTGGGTGTGCTTGGTTCGCCATCCGCCGATGACCTTGAATGCATCATTAATGAAAAG GCTCGTGGTTACCTTCAATCTTTGCCGTACAAACCAAAGGTTCCATGGACAAGTCTCTTCCCAAATGCTGACTCGCGAGCTTTGGATCTTTTAGACAAGATGCTTACCTTCAATCCAAATAAGCGAATTATAGTGGAAGATGCATTGGCTCATCCATATCTAGAACAGTATTATGATCCAGCTGATGAG CCCGTTGCCGAAGAGCCGTTTAAGTTCGCCATGGAACTCGATGATCTTCCCAAAGAAACTTTGAAGCAGTATATTTTCGAGGAAACTTTGCTTTTCCAGGAAAACCATCAAGAAAATGCTATGTAG
- the LOC105686226 gene encoding nuclear cap-binding protein subunit 3-like isoform X1, with the protein MNETEEPMEMDSSLSFETEKLLDPGDSKISLNELCKPAIIDVNNTNQESRYENRGADFTTGIDIFGEEEKLKMQERAKRFGLTEQTKNSIQEPELYTSLGIAAENDASKYLRLNVLHMRGTEEMSTKDVFKYFEDYAPASIEWINDMSCNVVWLDDVTAARALLRLSKRIHGLCDKVEADKNIASETNNFDENSLANKECVIEVIGDDAMDCVEDKKIENSINIKDIKCPLPPGLWRKGVDCPKSKNILLRFATRSDKKQPNAEKMSDYYRKYGNPNFGGIRGILTESRKRMFKELRHGKKRSKAEVSGIHETDQKNTKNPWGSLSQSWGVNDFTEDEFLSGITPPLKDQGTSVKERLGFTPAAKFDSEESENSSEAERSEEWCKRSKVMRMRMHADDEEAKVQKRRLQIRNQVAAIGTSKSNDLRSRLGNPRPPPAVFRDTIQVVVANSRMSASHPPNDNRSEVKKHTTNSQEEPAVEEEDEEEEGEIVDDDKEIGENLHDESWGGHDDQSEEDEEEEEDSDESEKEVQGPRGSVIKVVQHKPRVASTVWARLNQKRPEESETLKHRRETKGDLRETLRGDLRSRLGKQTRGRSPLRIEVKNDKYANDDSDSE; encoded by the exons atgaatgaaaccgAGGAGCCAATGGAGATGGATTCTAGCCTATCTTTCGAAACTGAGAAGCTTCTTGATCCAGGAGACTCAAAAATTTCCCTCAATGAATTGTGCAAACCAGCTATCATAGATGTAAATAACACAAACCAG GAAAGTCGTTATGAAAATCGAGGTGCTGATTTTACAACTGGTATTGATATATtcggagaggaagaaaaactgaaaatgcaAGAGCGTGCAAAACGGTTTGGCCTAACTGAGCAAACTAAAAATTCAATACAAGAGCCGGAACTGTATACCAG CCTAGGAATAGCTGCAGAAAACGATGCTAGTAAATATCTTAGACTCAATGTTCTGCATATGCGAGGAACTGAAGAAATGAGTACTAAAGatgtattcaaatattttgaagATTATGCTCCAGCTTCTATCGAATGGATCAACGACATGTCGT gtAATGTTGTATGGTTAGACGATGTTACGGCTGCACGAGCATTGTTGCGTCTTTCCAAAAGGATCCACGGATTATGCGATAAAGTTGAGgctgataaaaatattgcGTCGGAGACAAATAATTTTGATGAGAACAGTCTTGCTAACAAAGAGTGTGTTATCGAGGTTATTGGAGATGATGCGATGGATTGTGTGGAAGATAAgaagattgaaaattcaataaacatCAAAGATATAAAGTGCCCGCTACCTCCTGGATTATGGAGGAAAGGTGTCGACTGTCCAAAATCTAAAAATATCCTTCTACGTTTTGCTACACGATCTgacaaaaaacaaccaaatgCTGAAAAAATGAGCGATTATTACAGGAAGTATGGAAATCCTAACTTTGGGG GTATTAGAGGAATATTGACAGAATCACGTAAGCGTATGTTCAAAGAATTGAGGcatgggaaaaaaagatcaaaggCTGAGGTTTCAGGGATTCATGAAACAGAccaaaaaaatacgaaaaacccGTGGGGTTCTCTTTCCCAAAGCTGGGGTGTGAATGATTTCACAGAGGACGAGTTTCTCAGTGGAATTACACCGCCATTGAAAGACCAAGGCACAAGTGTGAAAGAACGTCTCGGCTTTACGCCGGCCGCGAAATTCGATTCGGAAGAATCGGAAAACAGCTCTGAAGCTGAACGCAGTGAAGAATGGTGTAAGAGAAGCAAAGTAATGAGAATGCGCATGCATGCGGACGATGAAGAAGCAAAAGTTCAGAAACGTAGATTACAAATCAGGAACCAG GTGGCCGCAATCGGGACATCCAAAAGCAATGACTTACGATCTAGGCTGGGTAATCCTAGACCACCACCCGCTGTTTTTCGGGATACCATTCAGGTTGTAGTAGCCAACAGCCGAATGAGCGCATCGCATCCTCCAAATGACAATAGATCTGAG GTCAAGAAACACACTACAAATTCACAGGAAGAACCTGCAGTAGAAGAAGAggatgaagaggaagaaggagaaattGTAGATGATGATAaagaaattggtgaaaatttgcATGATGAAAGTTGGGGTGGTCATGACGATCAAAGTGAAGAAgatgaggaagaggaagaagataGTGACGAGTCAGAGAAAGAGGTCCAGGGACCAAGGGGTAGTGTGATAAAAGTGGTTCAACACAAGCCCCGGGTAGCCTCAACGGTCTGGGCTAGATTAAACCAGAAGAGACCTGAAGAGAGCGAAACTCTGAAACATAG ACGTGAAACCAAGGGGGATTTAAGAGAAACTTTGCGTGGTGATCTGCGCTCACGACTTGGAAAACAAACTAGAGGACGTTCGCCACTTAGGatagaagtgaaaaatgataagTATGCAAATGACGATAGCGATTCTGAATGA
- the LOC105686226 gene encoding nuclear cap-binding protein subunit 3-like isoform X2, translated as MNETEEPMEMDSSLSFETEKLLDPGDSKISLNELCKPAIIDVNNTNQESRYENRGADFTTGIDIFGEEEKLKMQERAKRFGLTEQTKNSIQEPELYTSLGIAAENDASKYLRLNVLHMRGTEEMSTKDVFKYFEDYAPASIEWINDMSCNVVWLDDVTAARALLRLSKRIHGLCDKVEADKNIASETNNFDENSLANKECVIEVIGDDAMDCVEDKKIENSINIKDIKCPLPPGLWRKGVDCPKSKNILLRFATRSDKKQPNAEKMSDYYRKYGNPNFGGIRGILTESRKRMFKELRHGKKRSKAEVSGIHETDQKNTKNPWGSLSQSWGVNDFTEDEFLSGITPPLKDQGTSVKERLGFTPAAKFDSEESENSSEAERSEEWCKRSKVMRMRMHADDEEAKVQKRRLQIRNQVAAIGTSKSNDLRSRLGNPRPPPAVFRDTIQVVVANSRMSASHPPNDNRSEEEPAVEEEDEEEEGEIVDDDKEIGENLHDESWGGHDDQSEEDEEEEEDSDESEKEVQGPRGSVIKVVQHKPRVASTVWARLNQKRPEESETLKHRRETKGDLRETLRGDLRSRLGKQTRGRSPLRIEVKNDKYANDDSDSE; from the exons atgaatgaaaccgAGGAGCCAATGGAGATGGATTCTAGCCTATCTTTCGAAACTGAGAAGCTTCTTGATCCAGGAGACTCAAAAATTTCCCTCAATGAATTGTGCAAACCAGCTATCATAGATGTAAATAACACAAACCAG GAAAGTCGTTATGAAAATCGAGGTGCTGATTTTACAACTGGTATTGATATATtcggagaggaagaaaaactgaaaatgcaAGAGCGTGCAAAACGGTTTGGCCTAACTGAGCAAACTAAAAATTCAATACAAGAGCCGGAACTGTATACCAG CCTAGGAATAGCTGCAGAAAACGATGCTAGTAAATATCTTAGACTCAATGTTCTGCATATGCGAGGAACTGAAGAAATGAGTACTAAAGatgtattcaaatattttgaagATTATGCTCCAGCTTCTATCGAATGGATCAACGACATGTCGT gtAATGTTGTATGGTTAGACGATGTTACGGCTGCACGAGCATTGTTGCGTCTTTCCAAAAGGATCCACGGATTATGCGATAAAGTTGAGgctgataaaaatattgcGTCGGAGACAAATAATTTTGATGAGAACAGTCTTGCTAACAAAGAGTGTGTTATCGAGGTTATTGGAGATGATGCGATGGATTGTGTGGAAGATAAgaagattgaaaattcaataaacatCAAAGATATAAAGTGCCCGCTACCTCCTGGATTATGGAGGAAAGGTGTCGACTGTCCAAAATCTAAAAATATCCTTCTACGTTTTGCTACACGATCTgacaaaaaacaaccaaatgCTGAAAAAATGAGCGATTATTACAGGAAGTATGGAAATCCTAACTTTGGGG GTATTAGAGGAATATTGACAGAATCACGTAAGCGTATGTTCAAAGAATTGAGGcatgggaaaaaaagatcaaaggCTGAGGTTTCAGGGATTCATGAAACAGAccaaaaaaatacgaaaaacccGTGGGGTTCTCTTTCCCAAAGCTGGGGTGTGAATGATTTCACAGAGGACGAGTTTCTCAGTGGAATTACACCGCCATTGAAAGACCAAGGCACAAGTGTGAAAGAACGTCTCGGCTTTACGCCGGCCGCGAAATTCGATTCGGAAGAATCGGAAAACAGCTCTGAAGCTGAACGCAGTGAAGAATGGTGTAAGAGAAGCAAAGTAATGAGAATGCGCATGCATGCGGACGATGAAGAAGCAAAAGTTCAGAAACGTAGATTACAAATCAGGAACCAG GTGGCCGCAATCGGGACATCCAAAAGCAATGACTTACGATCTAGGCTGGGTAATCCTAGACCACCACCCGCTGTTTTTCGGGATACCATTCAGGTTGTAGTAGCCAACAGCCGAATGAGCGCATCGCATCCTCCAAATGACAATAGATCTGAG GAAGAACCTGCAGTAGAAGAAGAggatgaagaggaagaaggagaaattGTAGATGATGATAaagaaattggtgaaaatttgcATGATGAAAGTTGGGGTGGTCATGACGATCAAAGTGAAGAAgatgaggaagaggaagaagataGTGACGAGTCAGAGAAAGAGGTCCAGGGACCAAGGGGTAGTGTGATAAAAGTGGTTCAACACAAGCCCCGGGTAGCCTCAACGGTCTGGGCTAGATTAAACCAGAAGAGACCTGAAGAGAGCGAAACTCTGAAACATAG ACGTGAAACCAAGGGGGATTTAAGAGAAACTTTGCGTGGTGATCTGCGCTCACGACTTGGAAAACAAACTAGAGGACGTTCGCCACTTAGGatagaagtgaaaaatgataagTATGCAAATGACGATAGCGATTCTGAATGA
- the LOC105686411 gene encoding 28S ribosomal protein S5, mitochondrial, whose translation MACRLLRAYETVVKTALQVRMFNHGLELPKRCLATSMSESLLKTQSPLTCTVRYTNFFNKRPGETLWKAVMSVSNAGRKRGRGKGKRMNKNLNRGQIIGFGQANIIWPGLTSPVLRGKELVQQEKLPEDPDRMAKLIRLRDTQTGRRSLKLHPLDRGWTGNKLPGRSVGPPDPRGEETFEGFDSRCLESKAVFNMTGNMGRKRKMSIFVITGNGNGLAGFGLGKAIDSVAALRNAKTRAGQRLLHIEIYNNHTVFHDFYTQFGRTKIFVQKKHPGYGLECHRAIKTCCQVIGIKDLHAKVEGSTNVQHIVKAFFIGLLKQKTHLQLAEEKKLHLVEFRKETGEFPHVVASPSVVRKPEEISNSEILDFKQYVMENRVVLRKKKFPPFYTKLKSWEIRLRRQEYLRNQDKVRIRLLANHGELKSFLTDKYPEARPYKRPLAESEAEAQ comes from the exons ATGGCTTGCCGATTATTACGTGCATATGAAACTGTTGTAAAAACCGCACTGCAGGTCCGCATGTTTAATCATG GATTGGAATTACCAAAACGATGTCTGGCTACGTCGATGTCCGAAAGTCTTCTGAAAACACAATCCCCTCTGACCTGTACTGTTCGGTACACAAACTTCTTCAATAAAC GACCTGGTGAAACACTATGGAAGGCTGTTATGAGTGTCAGTAACGCTGGTAGAAAACGAGGTagaggaaagggaaaaaggatGAATAAGAATTTGAACAGAGGTCAAATAATTGGTTTCGGACAAGCTAATATAATATGGCCAGGTCTGACCTCACCGGTATTGCGTGGAAAAGAACTTGTTCAGCAAGAGAAACTTCCTGAAGACCCGGATCGTATGGCAAAACTAATAAGATTACGCGACACCCAGACTGGTCGCAGATCCCTCAAACTTCATCCCCTAGATAGAGGATGGACAGGGAACAAGTTACCGGGAAGAAGCGTAGGACCTCCTGACCCTAGAGGGGAAG aAACCTTTGAAGGATTTGACTCAAGGTGCTTAGAATCAAAGGCTGTTTTCAACATGACCGGTAACATGggtcgaaaaaggaaaatgagtATATTTGTTATAACTGGTAATGGAAACGGATTGGCTGGCTTTGGACTTGGCAAGGCCATAGATTCCGTTGCAGCCCTCAGAAATGCTAAAACTCGAGCTGGTCAGAGGCTCTTGcatattgaaatttataacAATCATACAG tGTTTCACGACTTTTACACACAATTTGGGaggacgaaaattttcgttcagaAGAAGCATCCAGGCTACGGTTTGGAGTGTCATAGGGCAATTAAAACTTGTTGCCAAGTAATTGGGATAAAAGATTTACATGCCAAAGTCGAGGGATCGACCAACGTGCAACACATCGTCAAAGCCTTTTTCATTGGGCTGCTCAAACAG AAAACCCATCTTCAACTagccgaagagaaaaaattgcatttagttgaatttcgaaaagaaaCCGGAGAATTTCCACATGTTGTAGCTTCGCCATCGGTCGTTAGGAAACCAGAAGAAATAAGTAACAGTGAAATTCTGGATTTTAAACAATATGTGATGGAAAATCGTGTTGttttgcggaaaaaaaaatttcctccgtTTTACACAAAACTGAAGTCATGGGAAATTCGGCTCAGGCGTCAGGAATACCTCAGGAATCAAGACAAAGTGAGAATTCGTTTGCTGGCTAATCACGGCGAGCTCAAAAGTTTCTTAACCGATAAATATCCTGAAGCAAGACCCTATAAACGACCATTAGCAGAAAGTGAGGCTGAAGCTCAATAA